The window GCACGTCTCGGGCCAGCCGGTGAAGATCGACGGTCTGCAGAGCACGAACGCGCTCAGCCACGGGATCGCGATGAACCTGTTCGGCTAGGCCGCGCCCGCCCGCGGGATCACTGCGGTCACCCGGTCGATGTCACGTGTGCCACTCAGCATCAGCAGGACGCTTTCATCTGCCAGGAGCGAGCGGAGCAGGGCGGCCCGGTCACCCACGTCCGTCGGGATCAGCCGGGGATCGGCCGCTTCCTCGATCCGGGTGACCGGGGCCAGCGACGCGTCCGCACGCAGGATCGCGGACTCCAGCTGCACCAGCTCGGGTGCCGGGTCGAGGCCGAGCTCTCCGGCAAGCCGCGTCCGCAGCGTGCGATAGACATCGAGTGCCGTGGAGCTGCGGCCATCGCGGTAGAGGGCCAGCATGAGTTGGCCCACCAGCCGTTGCCGGAGGGGATGTTCGGCCACGAGGCCGGTGAGCTCGGCGAGCAGGCGTCGGCCGCTGCCCAGCCGCAGATGGGCATCCATGCGGTCCTCCAACGCGACCCAGCGACCTTCACGCAGATGGCTGCACAACCGCTCCGCGACGTCCGGGGATGCCACGCCGGCGAGCGGCTCGCCGTGCCACAGGGCGAGTGCCTCGTCGAGCAGATCGACGGCGCGCTCGTCGTCCGCGGCGCCCGCCGCACCGACCAGGCCGGTGAACCGGTGCGCGTCGATCGCCAGCGGGTCGATGTGGGCAACGTATCCGGCTCCCTGGTTGACGATCTCCGGCCCAGCGGCGCCTGCCTGCCGAAACGCCGCACGCAGGCGCGATACCAACGTCTGGATCGAGGCCCGCGCGGAAGCGGGCACGTTGTGCTCCCAGACGAGGTCGACCAGGCGGTCCATCGACACCAGGCGGTTGGCCTCCAGTAGCAGCACCGCGAGCACGAGACGCTGCTTGCGTGAGCCGAGGTTGATCTGTTTCCTGCCTGCCCATGCCTCGACGCTGCCCAGGATCTGGAACTTCATCGGCTACCCCCCGATTGGCATCCGTTCGTTCATTATGCCCTGTTCCATCGACGGAGGTGAGTGCATTAGGCCGGGGTGCAAGCGGTTTGCAAGCGCGCGACGCGAAGGTACAGGCGTTCGTAACGTCCATGCGCTTCTTGAAACAGGAGGTCTCATGCGTAGACGAATCGCGTTCGTGAGCTGCGTACTCGTAGCGGTCACGGGCACGTCGTCGGCCGTCCAGGCGCAAGTCCCCACCGCCGCAGCCGAGAACATGTCGACCGTCGGCTTCGCGGCGGCCGTCGACACCGAGGCGATGACCCGGCAGTTCCACCGCCTCAAGGCGATGGGTGCCGCTCACCCGGACGGCGCGGGGAGCACGTACTTCGACGAGGCCACCGGCCAACTCGTCGTGAGGTACGTGGACAACGAGGACGGCGCCGCGCTGCGAGCGACAGGCAACGCCTTGCGTGCCCAGGCCGGTGATGTCCCGGTGCGGTACGAGGCGACCACCATCTCGCTGCACCGCTTGGAGCAGGCGACCAGGAGCCTGAACGACGACCGCGGCTGGGCCGGTCCGCAGGCCGCGATGGTGCATCAGGTGCGTCTCGACGAACTCGCCGACCGCATCGTCATCGAGGCTGCTGGTGCGGCGGAAGCGCTGACAGCGGCGGCGGCGAAGGCCACGGGATTCACCCCGCGGGTCGTCGTCTCGCCGACCGGTCCGGCTGATCAGAGCCGCCGGTCGGACACGGCTCCCTACTACGGCGGCCTGGCGATCTGGGCGGGCAGCACGGGCAGCCCGGCCACTGCGAACGCGTACTGCACCACCGGCTTCCGGATGACCCGGGGTGGGACCAACAGCAACTGGGTGACCACCGCTGGCCACTGTGGCGCCAACGGAACACAGTTCTGGCACCCGGGTGGTAACGCGGTCCGTGTCAGCTCGAACTACGAATCCTCCGGCACCGACGTCGCGATGCTGGCTCCGATCGGCGATCGATACTTCAGCCGTTACTCGTGGTTCGGCGGCAGGGACGCCACGACCGCAAACCCGGTTTCCGGGAAGAACACCACCTGGCCCGCTGTCGGTTCGGCGGTTTATGTCTCCGGCTCCAACGGCGGACTGGTCTACGGCCTGGTGACGTCAACCAGCGGTACCTGCGGCGGCGAGCAGATGGTCGTCATCGACACCGACACCGGGCACCCCAACGACGGTGCCACCCTCGGTGGTGATTCCGGGGCCCCCGTTACCCGATGGAACACGGGCACCTCGGACACGACCGATCTCGTGGCAGTGGGCAGCCACGCCTGCGGCAATTCGGTGAACGCCTCGTGGTTCGTGCCGATCCACCGCGTCGAGGCGGCAACGGACGCGGTCGTGGTGGTCGGCGGCACCTGACAGACAGCCGCTCCGAAGCGAAACGCCCTGGCTGTGGACCAACCATCCCACCAGGGCGTTTCGTTCACTCACTGGGCGTCGGGCGGACTATCGGGTGGTTTGGCGTCGTTTGGTGAGCCATCGCATGAGGTCCAGTGCGTGTGACGCGGGCTCCGGGATCGGGTGGAAAACGTGTTCCACCACGTCGTCGGTGACGATGAGGGTCAGCCGTTCGTAGAGTGTCATGTCGCCGGCCGTGAAGGTGGGCAGCCCGAGTGCGGCGGCCAGGGTCAGCCGCGGGTCGGGTATCAGTGGGTACGGCAGCCGCAGCCGGTGCACGAGTTCGCGCTGATAGCCGGTCGACTGCGCGGACAACCCGTAGACGCGTGCTGCCCCGGCGGTGAGAATCTCCGCGTGGTGGTCGCGGAGCCAGGTGGCCTGTTCGGTACTGCCACGCGCGCCGTGGATCTCCAGCAGCCCGTTGGGCAGGTCGACGCCCGGTCGGCCGGTGAGCGGGTAGACGAATATGACGCTCCGGCCGGGACCGAGCGCGCCGAGATCGACCGGCCGCCCGTCGGTGGCGTAGAAGCCGAGCGGCGGTAACGGCTTGCCGACCAGGTCTGCGGGGTCTGCGCCGACGGCAGGGACACCGGTCACCAGATGGCTCGCGGCCGCGTCGAGGCGCGCGTCGAGGGCGCCGCGCTGGGCGGTCAACTTCCCGATGCGTTCCTGTAGGGCGGCGACGGTGCTCCGGTACGTCGCCAGCGCCGCCGCGCACACATCGGCGTCGTCGGATCCGTCGGCGATCGACTCGACGAACGGGCGGGTCTCCTCGACGCTGAGGCCCAGCGCCATCAGCTCGCGGATCTGTGCGACCAGACGTACCGCGATCGGGTCGTACTCGCGGTAGCCGTTGCCGAGCCGCCGCGGCACGACCAGCCCAGCCGACTCGTAATATCGCAGGGCCCGCACGGTCGTCCCGGTCCGGCGTGCCAGCTCACCCACCCGCATCCGGCCACCCTAAACCCGCACCCCAGGGTACGGGTCAAGGTGTTCATCGTCGCGGTGGCACGACCGCCGTTCTCTGCCAGTCTGACCCCACAGACACCACGAGAGCAGGGAGTACGTGATGACGGCTATCAGCCGAGTGGTCGGCCGGCAGGTCCTCGACAGCCGCGGCAACCCGACCGTCGAGGTCGACGTGGTCCTCGCGGACGGCTCGACCGGCCGGGCCGCCGTGCCGTCCGGCGCATCGACCGGGGCGAATGAGGCGGTCGAACTGCGCGACAGCGACCCCACGCGCTTTCACGGCAAAGGCGTCAGCAAGGCCGTCGCCGCGGTCACCGGCGAGATCGCCGAGGCGGTGCTCGGCCTCGACGCGGAGGACCAGGCGCTGGTGGACGAGACGATGATCGAGCTGGACGGCACGAAGGACAAGGGCCGCCTCGGCGCGAACGCGATCCTGGGGGTGTCCCTCGCCACGGTAAAGGCCGCGGCGCTCGCCCACCGCCAACCGCTCCACCGCTACGTGGGCGGGGTCGGTGCCCGCCTGCTACCGGTGCCGATGATGAACATTGTCAACGGCGGCGCGCACGCCGACAACCCGCTCGACTTCCAGGAGTTCATGATCGCCCCGGTCGGCGCGCCGAGCTTCTTCGAGGCCGTACGGATGGGGTCCGAGGTGTTCCACACCCTGCGCCGATCCCTGGCGGCGGCCGGGCACAGCACCAACGTCGGCGACGAGGGCGGCTTCGCGCCGAACTTCGCGACCGCCGAGGAGGCGCTGCAGGTCGTGCTGCGCGCGATCGAGGACACCGGTTACGAGCCCGGCAAGGACATCACGATCTGCCTGGACCCGGCCAGCTCGGAGTTCTTCCGCGACGGCGTCTACCGCTACGTGGGCGAGGGCCGCGACCGCACCGTGGAAGAGCACGTCGATTACCTTCTCGATCTGGTCTCCCGGTACCCGATCAGCTCGATCGAGGACCCGATGGCCGAGGACGACTTCACCGGCTGGAAGCGGCTCACGGCCCTGGCCGGTGAGCGGGTCCAACTGGTCGGCGACGACGTCTTCTGCACTGACGTCAACCGGCTGCGCGACGGCATCGAAGGCGGTTACGCCAACGCGATCCTGGTCAAGGTCAACCAGATCGGCACCCTCACCGAGACCCTGGCGACGGTGGACGCCGCCCACAAGGCAGGCTACCGGGTGGTGATGTCGCACCGCTCCGGCGAAACCGAGGACACCACGATCGCGGACCTGGCGGTGGGCGTCGGCTGCGGTCAGATCAAAACAGGTTCGCTGTCCCGCTCGGACCGGACCGCGAAATACAACCAGCTCATTCGGATCGAGGAAGAACTCGGCGATCGCGCGCTCTACCCGGCCCGCCGGTGAGCACCGTATCTCGGGCGGCATACCGTGATCGTCGATCAGGGGATCTCCCCAGCCAGCAGTGGTGGCCGGACCGACGCCGGCCAGGATGCGGGTGACCTCGGGGAGTCTGCGGCCAAGATGTCCGTCGGGGTGTGGCCGCCGGTGTTCGGGTGACGGGCTTTCTCGTCGAGCCCGACCATTCGGGTTTGTTGGCGTTGACCGACCTCGTGGAGCGCGGCCGGCTCTCGGTGGAGTGGGTGCGGTGGTGCCGCTCCGTGAGGCGCCGCGTGTACAGGTGGGAGAAGGGCGAGTCTTCCGGGGTACGCGGTCGGCCAGGCCCTGCACACTGCCACCGGCGGCACCCTGAAACAGGCCGGTCAGGCGGCGGCGGGGGACAGGTGTTCAAGGCCGCATCCGACGTGCTCGCCACCAACAGCGTCGCGGCGGCGCTGCCCACCCGGTCTCCATGTCCGAACCAGCACTGTGCGCGCAGAGAACGCAAACAGCACGTCAACAGAACGCGCACAAGGTCGTTCTTACGCTGTCGCCACCGGTCCTCCGACCAGCAGCGTGCATGGGCGTCGGGGCCGGTTCGCGAGCCTGCTGTCGAAGGGAAGATCATCATGGGCCTGGAAGTCGTCAAGGGAAGCCGGCGGACGGTGCTGGCGGCCAGCGCACTGGTGGCCACCGCGAGCGTGGTGGGAGCCGTGTCGGGCGCACCGACGGCATCCGCCACCTCCGGGCGCGGCCCGAAGCCGACAGTGGTGCTGGTGCACGGCGCGTTCGCCGACGCGTCGGGCTGGGCCGAGGTGGTGGAGGACCTGCAGAGGGCCGGCTACCCCGTGCTCGCGCCGGCCAACCCGTTGCGCACGTTGAGCGGCGACGCCGCTTACCTGAGGAGCGTCCTGGCCACGATCGCGGGGCCGATCGTGCTGGTCGGGCACTCCTACGGTGGTGCGGTGATCACGAACGCCGCGA of the Micromonospora sp. NBC_01796 genome contains:
- a CDS encoding AfsR/SARP family transcriptional regulator codes for the protein MKFQILGSVEAWAGRKQINLGSRKQRLVLAVLLLEANRLVSMDRLVDLVWEHNVPASARASIQTLVSRLRAAFRQAGAAGPEIVNQGAGYVAHIDPLAIDAHRFTGLVGAAGAADDERAVDLLDEALALWHGEPLAGVASPDVAERLCSHLREGRWVALEDRMDAHLRLGSGRRLLAELTGLVAEHPLRQRLVGQLMLALYRDGRSSTALDVYRTLRTRLAGELGLDPAPELVQLESAILRADASLAPVTRIEEAADPRLIPTDVGDRAALLRSLLADESVLLMLSGTRDIDRVTAVIPRAGAA
- a CDS encoding MerR family transcriptional regulator; its protein translation is MRVGELARRTGTTVRALRYYESAGLVVPRRLGNGYREYDPIAVRLVAQIRELMALGLSVEETRPFVESIADGSDDADVCAAALATYRSTVAALQERIGKLTAQRGALDARLDAAASHLVTGVPAVGADPADLVGKPLPPLGFYATDGRPVDLGALGPGRSVIFVYPLTGRPGVDLPNGLLEIHGARGSTEQATWLRDHHAEILTAGAARVYGLSAQSTGYQRELVHRLRLPYPLIPDPRLTLAAALGLPTFTAGDMTLYERLTLIVTDDVVEHVFHPIPEPASHALDLMRWLTKRRQTTR
- the eno gene encoding phosphopyruvate hydratase; the protein is MTAISRVVGRQVLDSRGNPTVEVDVVLADGSTGRAAVPSGASTGANEAVELRDSDPTRFHGKGVSKAVAAVTGEIAEAVLGLDAEDQALVDETMIELDGTKDKGRLGANAILGVSLATVKAAALAHRQPLHRYVGGVGARLLPVPMMNIVNGGAHADNPLDFQEFMIAPVGAPSFFEAVRMGSEVFHTLRRSLAAAGHSTNVGDEGGFAPNFATAEEALQVVLRAIEDTGYEPGKDITICLDPASSEFFRDGVYRYVGEGRDRTVEEHVDYLLDLVSRYPISSIEDPMAEDDFTGWKRLTALAGERVQLVGDDVFCTDVNRLRDGIEGGYANAILVKVNQIGTLTETLATVDAAHKAGYRVVMSHRSGETEDTTIADLAVGVGCGQIKTGSLSRSDRTAKYNQLIRIEEELGDRALYPARR